From the Rhodoferax sp. WC2427 genome, one window contains:
- a CDS encoding ANTAR domain-containing protein, with protein MTSVLFFGAKLGAGAVQAAHLQAASLDLLGEVTERHKLVHGVVRHAPDVLLCELARPDAAFFKLMQTLADAAPCAVLLITTDADAEHIQSGVASGVHAYVVDGYAPQRLRALVHLAQARFQHERGLRQALQDATTRFEERKVVDRAKGILMRARHLSDDDAFRILRTASMHTNQRLGQVSQSIVHSALFADGVNRAGQLRMLSQRLVKLYLLQLAGCPPQRLGTLLQESIQRVDTNLALLGKSLSQATFGDLVERAGQTWARLKQALQAPALAASTQAIDMLAEQLLQEAERLTAALETSGGAPPLHILNTAGRQRMLCQRFAKCALLGPPGVAAMAEAQAAFGEAQTYLQQVPLGTPEIRRLLEAAALGWQQLQAGSAELQRPAGLERLAQASEELLDVYEQLSNQYETSMQMLMG; from the coding sequence ATGACATCTGTGTTGTTTTTCGGGGCGAAGCTGGGGGCTGGCGCGGTGCAGGCCGCCCACCTGCAGGCCGCCAGCCTAGACCTGTTGGGCGAGGTCACGGAACGCCATAAGTTGGTGCACGGCGTGGTTCGGCATGCACCAGATGTGCTGCTGTGCGAGCTGGCCCGTCCGGATGCGGCCTTCTTCAAACTCATGCAGACCCTGGCCGACGCCGCCCCCTGCGCCGTGCTACTGATCACCACGGACGCCGATGCCGAGCACATCCAGAGTGGCGTGGCCAGCGGCGTGCACGCCTACGTCGTCGACGGCTACGCCCCGCAGCGCCTGCGTGCGCTGGTGCACCTGGCCCAGGCCCGCTTCCAGCACGAGCGCGGCCTGCGCCAGGCGCTGCAGGACGCCACCACCCGCTTTGAAGAGCGTAAGGTGGTGGACCGCGCCAAAGGCATCCTGATGCGCGCCCGGCATTTGTCGGACGACGATGCCTTCCGCATCCTGCGCACCGCCTCCATGCACACCAACCAGCGCCTGGGCCAGGTGTCGCAAAGCATCGTCCATTCGGCCCTGTTTGCCGACGGCGTTAACCGCGCCGGGCAGCTGCGCATGCTGTCGCAGCGGCTGGTCAAGCTGTATCTGCTGCAGCTGGCCGGGTGCCCTCCACAGCGGCTCGGCACGCTGCTGCAAGAGTCGATCCAGCGCGTCGATACCAACCTGGCGCTGCTGGGCAAAAGCCTGTCGCAAGCCACCTTTGGCGACCTGGTGGAGCGGGCAGGGCAGACCTGGGCCCGCCTGAAACAGGCCCTGCAGGCCCCGGCCCTGGCGGCCAGCACCCAGGCCATCGATATGCTGGCCGAGCAGTTGCTGCAAGAAGCCGAGCGCCTGACCGCCGCGCTGGAGACCTCGGGTGGTGCTCCCCCGCTGCACATCCTCAACACCGCAGGCCGCCAGCGCATGCTGTGCCAGCGCTTTGCCAAGTGCGCGCTGCTGGGGCCCCCGGGCGTGGCCGCCATGGCCGAGGCGCAAGCGGCCTTTGGCGAAGCGCAAACCTACCTGCAGCAAGTCCCGTTGGGCACGCCCGAGATCCGCCGCCTGCTGGAGGCTGCCGCACTGGGTTGGCAGCAATTGCAGGCCGGT
- the nirB gene encoding nitrite reductase large subunit NirB, producing the protein MKKSKLVMVGNGMAGVRTIEELLKVAPDLYDITVFGAEPHPNYNRILLSPVLAGEQTLDEIVLNSWEWYSDNHITLHAGKKVTEVDRVNRVVRAVAPDGSVVEAEYDRLLMCTGSNPFILPIPGKDLKGVVAYRDIADTNEMIDTATKYKNAVVIGGGLLGLEAANGLMLRGMTVTVVHVNEWLMERQLDKVAGKLLQKSLEDRGLQFRLGAQTQELVGGADGRVTAIRFKDGSEVATDLVVMAVGIRPNTDLAAKMRLHIDRGIVVTDTMQTITDGRIYSVGECAAHRGIAYGLVAPLFEQAKVAANHLAEFGIGRYMGSLTSTKLKVTGIDLFSAGNFTGGEGTEEIVMSDPFGGVYKKLVLKDDKLIGACLYGDTVDGSYYFKLLRDGRSIGEVRDKLMFGESNIGDTGHEGHSKAASMPDSAEVCGCNGVNKGTICKAIKEKGLFTLEEVKKHTKASASCGSCTGLVEQILMFTAGGDYSATPKTKAICACTEQGHQAVRDAIVQSKFLTVDAVFKGMGWKTPNGCASCRPAINYYLISSWPKEAKDDPQSRFINERSHANIQKDGTYSVIPRMWGGHTTPDDLRRIADVADKYAIPTVKVTGGQRIDMLGVKKEDLQNVWNDLGMPSGLAYAKALRTVKTCVGSEWCRFGTQDSTQLGKDLEHALWAMYAPHKVKLAVSGCPRNCAESGIKDVGIIGVDSGWEIYVGGNGGIKTEVAHFLVKVKTAEEVMEYAGAFLQLYREEGWYLERTVHYIARTGLATVKKKILDDAAHRKQLWERLQFALDGEPDPWFDSKDAQVDTRQFTALSA; encoded by the coding sequence ATGAAAAAATCCAAATTGGTGATGGTGGGTAACGGCATGGCCGGTGTGCGCACGATTGAAGAGCTGCTCAAGGTCGCCCCCGACCTGTACGACATCACGGTCTTCGGCGCCGAGCCGCACCCCAACTACAACCGCATCCTGCTGTCGCCGGTGCTGGCCGGTGAGCAGACGCTGGACGAGATCGTGCTGAATTCGTGGGAGTGGTACAGCGACAACCACATCACCCTGCACGCCGGCAAAAAGGTCACCGAGGTGGACCGCGTGAACCGCGTGGTGCGGGCGGTAGCCCCCGACGGCAGCGTGGTCGAGGCCGAATACGACCGCCTGCTGATGTGCACCGGCTCCAACCCCTTCATCCTGCCCATCCCCGGCAAGGACCTGAAGGGCGTGGTCGCCTACCGCGACATCGCCGATACCAACGAGATGATCGACACCGCCACCAAGTACAAGAACGCGGTGGTAATTGGCGGCGGCCTGCTGGGCCTGGAGGCGGCCAACGGCCTGATGCTGCGCGGCATGACCGTAACCGTGGTGCACGTCAACGAATGGCTGATGGAGCGCCAGCTCGACAAGGTGGCGGGCAAGCTGCTGCAAAAGTCGCTGGAAGACCGGGGTCTGCAGTTCCGCCTGGGCGCGCAGACCCAGGAGCTGGTGGGCGGCGCCGATGGACGCGTCACCGCCATCCGCTTCAAGGACGGCTCTGAGGTGGCCACCGACCTGGTGGTGATGGCCGTGGGCATCCGCCCCAACACCGACCTGGCCGCCAAGATGCGCCTGCACATCGACCGCGGCATTGTGGTCACCGACACCATGCAGACCATCACCGATGGCCGCATCTACTCGGTAGGCGAATGCGCAGCGCACCGCGGCATCGCCTACGGCCTGGTGGCCCCGCTGTTCGAGCAGGCCAAGGTGGCGGCCAACCACCTGGCCGAGTTCGGCATTGGCCGCTACATGGGCTCGCTGACCTCTACCAAGCTGAAAGTCACCGGCATCGATTTGTTCAGCGCGGGCAACTTCACCGGTGGCGAAGGCACGGAAGAAATCGTCATGAGCGACCCGTTTGGCGGCGTCTACAAAAAGCTGGTGCTCAAGGACGACAAGCTCATCGGCGCCTGCCTGTACGGCGACACGGTGGACGGCAGCTACTACTTCAAGCTGCTGCGCGATGGCCGCAGCATCGGCGAGGTGCGCGACAAGCTGATGTTTGGCGAATCCAACATCGGCGACACCGGCCACGAAGGCCACAGCAAGGCCGCCAGCATGCCCGACAGCGCCGAAGTCTGCGGCTGCAACGGGGTCAACAAGGGCACCATCTGCAAGGCCATCAAGGAAAAAGGCCTGTTCACCCTGGAAGAAGTGAAAAAGCACACCAAGGCCAGCGCCTCCTGCGGCTCGTGCACCGGCCTGGTCGAGCAGATTTTGATGTTCACCGCGGGCGGCGACTACTCGGCCACGCCCAAGACCAAGGCGATCTGCGCCTGCACCGAGCAGGGCCACCAGGCGGTGCGCGATGCGATTGTTCAGAGCAAATTCCTCACCGTCGATGCGGTGTTCAAGGGCATGGGCTGGAAGACCCCGAATGGCTGCGCGAGCTGCCGTCCGGCCATCAACTACTACCTGATTTCCAGCTGGCCCAAGGAAGCCAAAGACGATCCGCAAAGCCGCTTCATCAACGAACGCAGCCACGCGAATATCCAGAAAGACGGCACCTACTCGGTGATCCCGCGCATGTGGGGCGGCCACACCACCCCCGACGACCTGCGCCGCATCGCCGATGTGGCCGACAAGTACGCCATTCCCACCGTCAAGGTCACCGGCGGCCAGCGCATCGACATGCTGGGCGTGAAGAAGGAAGACCTGCAAAACGTCTGGAATGACCTGGGCATGCCCTCCGGCCTGGCCTACGCCAAGGCGCTGCGCACAGTCAAGACCTGCGTGGGCAGCGAGTGGTGCCGCTTTGGCACGCAGGACTCGACCCAGCTGGGCAAGGACCTGGAGCATGCGCTGTGGGCCATGTACGCGCCGCACAAGGTCAAACTGGCCGTCAGCGGCTGCCCGCGCAACTGCGCAGAGTCGGGCATCAAAGACGTGGGCATCATCGGGGTGGATTCGGGCTGGGAAATCTATGTCGGCGGCAATGGCGGCATCAAGACCGAAGTGGCCCATTTCCTGGTGAAGGTGAAGACCGCCGAAGAGGTGATGGAATACGCCGGCGCGTTTTTGCAGCTCTACCGCGAAGAGGGTTGGTACCTGGAGCGCACGGTCCACTACATCGCCCGCACCGGACTGGCCACGGTAAAGAAAAAAATTCTGGACGATGCCGCGCACCGCAAGCAGCTGTGGGAACGCCTGCAGTTCGCGCTGGACGGCGAGCCCGATCCCTGGTTCGACTCCAAGGACGCGCAGGTCGACACCCGCCAGTTCACCGCCCTGTCCGCCTGA
- the nirD gene encoding nitrite reductase small subunit NirD produces the protein MSEWKIICRVDDIPVLGARRVSRAQGMDVAVFRNAEDEIFAVLDRCPHKGGPLSQGIVFGTSVACPLHNWNINLADGCVREPDVGCTQKFSVKVDKGNVHLMPEELATLALEFMPPTAGPKLLQSA, from the coding sequence ATGAGCGAATGGAAAATCATCTGCCGCGTCGATGACATCCCCGTACTCGGCGCCCGCCGCGTCAGCCGCGCCCAGGGCATGGATGTCGCCGTGTTCCGCAACGCCGAGGACGAAATCTTTGCCGTGCTCGACCGCTGCCCGCACAAGGGCGGCCCGCTGAGCCAGGGCATCGTCTTCGGCACCAGCGTGGCCTGCCCGCTGCACAACTGGAACATCAATCTGGCCGACGGCTGCGTGCGCGAGCCCGACGTGGGCTGCACCCAGAAGTTCAGCGTCAAGGTGGACAAGGGCAACGTGCACCTCATGCCCGAAGAGCTGGCCACGCTGGCGCTGGAATTTATGCCGCCTACCGCGGGTCCAAAACTTTTGCAATCTGCCTAA
- a CDS encoding molybdopterin-dependent oxidoreductase produces the protein MTSPTETKSTCPYCGVGCGVIIESTGAQITGVRGDPDHPANFGRLCTKGSTLHHTATAAVTLQTRLLHPMQRLHRGQAPQRVSWDHALGMATRKFAQVIQDHGPDAVGFYISGQLLTEDYYVFNKLAKGLIGTNNVDTNSRLCMSSAVAGYKTTLGADSPPACYDDVNHTQCIFIVGSNTAWAHPILFRRIEDAKRANPAMKIILADPRRTDTAEIADLHLPIQPGTDVMLFNGMLHIMLWEGWTDAAYIAAHTNDFEALKATVRDCTPELVAQICGITKEALHQAAQWFATSKATLSLYCMGMNQSSSGTAKNAALINLHLATAQIGKPGAGPFSLTGQPNAMGGREVGGMANLLSGHRDLANPAHRAEVAALWGVADVPSKPGKTAIEMFQAAADGEIKALWIACTNPAQSMPDQTTVRRALERAELVIVQEAFSTTTTCEYADLLLPATTWGEKVGTVTNSERRISRVRPAVAAPGETRHDWSIAVEFAQRLEKELPPLPLPLAGEGRGEGDVRTLFPYPTPESIWNEHRESTRGRDLDITGMSYAMLDAGAQQWPLRTGETTGQARLYENGIFPTADGKAKFANTVYKPVAEPREARYPFSLTTGRLRDQWHGMSRTGTLGRLFGHVAEPSIQMHPQDMARRQLTDGDLVHVTSKRGSILVPLVASTEVAMGQTFIAMHWGEEFLSGVSANGERLMGVNALTNSAFCPTSKQPELKHTAIKILKAEMPWSLLGVAWLPEAQALAAREKLKGLMAQFPFASVVPFGRERTGLLFRAASHEAAPDEVIAQIEALLGLGGLDVLRYADKKKGQRRAVKLERTADNAELTGFVLAGDTSAEVWIKTLLQDQLPALAYGRLLLVPGSKAPVAVKARGKQVCTCFNVTDDAIRATLVDCRGFEDERLGQLQTALKCGTNCGSCLPEVRKMVRASMPTAQAA, from the coding sequence ATGACCAGCCCCACAGAAACCAAGTCCACCTGCCCGTACTGCGGTGTCGGTTGCGGCGTGATCATCGAATCCACCGGCGCGCAGATCACCGGTGTGCGCGGCGACCCCGACCACCCGGCCAACTTTGGCCGCCTGTGCACCAAGGGCTCCACCCTGCACCACACCGCCACCGCGGCCGTGACGCTGCAAACCCGGCTGCTCCACCCGATGCAGCGGCTGCACCGCGGCCAAGCCCCGCAGCGCGTGTCGTGGGACCACGCCCTGGGCATGGCCACCCGCAAATTCGCCCAGGTGATCCAGGACCATGGCCCCGACGCAGTGGGTTTCTACATCTCGGGCCAGCTGCTCACCGAGGATTACTACGTCTTCAACAAGCTGGCCAAGGGCCTGATCGGCACCAACAACGTCGACACCAACTCGCGCCTGTGCATGAGCAGCGCGGTGGCCGGCTACAAAACCACGCTGGGCGCAGATTCCCCCCCGGCCTGCTACGACGACGTGAACCACACGCAGTGCATCTTCATTGTGGGCAGCAACACCGCCTGGGCCCACCCCATCCTGTTTCGCCGCATCGAAGACGCCAAGCGCGCCAACCCGGCAATGAAGATCATCCTGGCCGACCCGCGCCGCACCGACACCGCCGAAATCGCCGACCTGCACCTGCCGATCCAGCCCGGCACCGACGTGATGCTTTTCAACGGCATGCTGCACATCATGCTGTGGGAGGGCTGGACGGATGCCGCCTACATAGCGGCCCACACCAACGACTTCGAGGCCCTGAAAGCCACCGTGCGCGACTGCACGCCCGAGCTGGTGGCGCAGATCTGCGGCATCACCAAGGAAGCGCTGCACCAGGCCGCCCAGTGGTTTGCCACCAGCAAAGCCACGCTCAGCCTGTACTGCATGGGCATGAACCAGTCCAGCAGCGGCACGGCCAAGAACGCGGCGCTGATCAACCTGCACCTGGCCACCGCACAGATCGGCAAGCCCGGTGCGGGCCCGTTCTCGCTCACCGGCCAGCCCAATGCCATGGGCGGGCGCGAAGTGGGCGGCATGGCGAACCTGCTCAGCGGCCACCGCGACCTGGCCAACCCGGCGCACCGCGCCGAGGTGGCCGCGCTGTGGGGTGTGGCGGATGTACCGTCGAAGCCCGGCAAAACCGCCATCGAGATGTTCCAGGCCGCCGCCGACGGTGAAATCAAGGCCCTGTGGATCGCCTGCACCAACCCCGCCCAGAGCATGCCCGACCAGACCACCGTGCGCCGGGCCCTGGAGCGCGCCGAGCTGGTCATCGTGCAAGAGGCCTTCAGCACCACCACCACCTGCGAATACGCCGACCTGCTGCTGCCCGCCACCACCTGGGGCGAAAAGGTCGGCACCGTGACCAATTCCGAGCGCCGCATCAGCCGCGTGCGCCCCGCCGTGGCCGCGCCCGGCGAGACGCGCCACGACTGGTCGATCGCGGTGGAGTTTGCCCAGCGGCTGGAAAAAGAGCTGCCTCCACTCCCTCTCCCGCTTGCGGGAGAGGGCCGGGGTGAGGGGGATGTCCGCACCCTGTTCCCCTACCCCACCCCCGAATCCATCTGGAACGAGCACCGCGAATCCACCCGGGGCCGGGATCTGGACATCACCGGCATGAGCTACGCCATGCTGGACGCAGGTGCCCAGCAGTGGCCGCTGCGCACAGGCGAAACCACCGGCCAGGCGCGCCTGTACGAAAACGGCATCTTCCCCACGGCAGACGGCAAAGCTAAGTTTGCCAACACCGTCTACAAACCGGTAGCCGAGCCGCGCGAAGCCCGCTACCCGTTCTCGCTCACCACCGGCCGCCTGCGCGACCAGTGGCACGGCATGAGCCGCACCGGCACCCTGGGCCGCCTGTTCGGCCACGTGGCCGAGCCCAGCATCCAGATGCACCCGCAAGACATGGCGCGCCGCCAGCTGACCGACGGGGACCTGGTCCACGTGACCAGCAAGCGCGGCTCCATCCTGGTGCCGCTGGTGGCCAGCACCGAGGTGGCCATGGGCCAGACCTTCATCGCCATGCATTGGGGCGAAGAGTTCCTGAGCGGCGTGAGCGCCAACGGCGAGCGCCTGATGGGCGTGAACGCGCTGACCAATTCGGCGTTTTGCCCCACCTCCAAGCAACCCGAGCTCAAGCACACCGCCATCAAGATCCTAAAGGCCGAAATGCCCTGGTCGCTGCTGGGCGTGGCCTGGTTGCCCGAAGCGCAGGCGCTGGCCGCCCGCGAAAAGCTCAAGGGCCTGATGGCGCAATTCCCGTTTGCCAGCGTGGTGCCGTTTGGCCGCGAACGCACCGGCCTGCTGTTCCGCGCCGCCAGCCACGAGGCCGCACCCGACGAGGTTATCGCCCAGATCGAAGCCCTGCTGGGCCTGGGCGGCCTGGACGTGCTGCGCTACGCCGACAAAAAGAAGGGCCAGCGCCGTGCCGTCAAGCTGGAGCGCACGGCCGACAATGCAGAGCTCACCGGCTTCGTGCTGGCAGGCGACACCAGCGCCGAGGTCTGGATCAAAACCCTGCTGCAAGACCAGCTGCCCGCCCTGGCCTATGGCCGCCTGCTGCTGGTGCCCGGCAGCAAAGCCCCGGTGGCGGTGAAGGCCCGCGGCAAGCAGGTCTGCACCTGCTTCAACGTTACCGACGATGCCATCCGCGCCACACTGGTGGACTGCCGCGGCTTTGAAGACGAGCGCCTGGGCCAGTTGCAAACGGCGCTGAAGTGCGGCACCAACTGCGGCTCCTGCCTGCCCGAAGTGCGCAAAATGGTGCGTGCCAGCATGCCCACGGCGCAGGCTGCCTGA
- the ybiB gene encoding DNA-binding protein YbiB, which produces MGISQYIKEIGRGKDGARALSRAQAADLFGQVLDGTVTDLEVGGFCLAMRIKGETEQEMAGFLDATYARLTMVPACDRPLVVLPSYNGARKLPVLTPLLALLLAREGLPVLVHGTATESTRISAQNVLLALGTPAQAAIKKIANGTVAFATTELLCPGLKRLLDVRRAVGLRNPAHSLVKLMAPCNGPALVVSSYTHPEYAVSMAATFALMESNALLLRGTEGEVVADARRAPQMTGYLRGQPQLMQEAQSGPLAAVPDLPKEIDADSTAAYIRDVLAGHKPVPAPIAQQVAHILRLTQQVTQQINEPATV; this is translated from the coding sequence ATGGGAATCAGCCAATACATCAAAGAAATCGGCCGTGGCAAAGACGGCGCACGCGCCTTGTCACGCGCTCAAGCCGCCGACCTGTTCGGCCAGGTGCTGGACGGCACCGTCACCGACCTGGAAGTGGGCGGCTTCTGCCTGGCCATGCGCATCAAGGGCGAAACCGAGCAGGAAATGGCCGGTTTTCTGGACGCAACCTACGCCCGCCTCACCATGGTGCCCGCCTGCGACCGCCCGCTAGTCGTGCTGCCCAGCTACAACGGTGCCCGCAAGCTGCCGGTCCTCACGCCGCTGCTGGCTCTGCTTTTGGCGCGCGAAGGTCTGCCGGTGCTGGTCCACGGCACGGCCACCGAGTCCACCCGTATTTCTGCACAAAATGTGCTGCTAGCGCTAGGCACACCAGCACAAGCAGCTATCAAAAAAATAGCAAACGGCACCGTGGCTTTTGCCACCACCGAGCTGCTCTGCCCCGGCCTGAAGCGCCTGCTGGACGTGCGCCGCGCGGTCGGCCTGCGCAACCCGGCCCACAGCCTGGTCAAACTGATGGCCCCCTGCAATGGCCCGGCCCTGGTGGTCAGCAGCTACACGCACCCCGAGTACGCCGTGTCCATGGCCGCCACCTTCGCGCTGATGGAATCCAACGCCCTGCTGCTGCGCGGCACCGAAGGCGAAGTGGTGGCCGACGCCCGCCGCGCCCCGCAAATGACCGGCTACCTGCGCGGCCAGCCCCAGCTGATGCAGGAAGCCCAGTCCGGCCCGCTGGCGGCGGTGCCCGACCTGCCAAAAGAGATCGATGCCGACAGCACGGCCGCCTACATCCGCGACGTACTGGCCGGGCACAAACCCGTGCCCGCCCCCATCGCCCAGCAAGTGGCGCATATCTTGCGATTGACCCAGCAAGTGACACAACAAATAAACGAACCGGCCACCGTATGA
- the cobA gene encoding uroporphyrinogen-III C-methyltransferase, which yields MHGGQCTLVGAGPGDPELLTLKALKAIQAATVLLVDDLVSDEITAFASPTARIVHVGKRGGCKSTPQAFIEKLMIMAAREGENVVRLKGGDPFIFGRGGEEVEHLQAAGIQVSVINGITSGLAAVTSLNVPLTHREYAHGVVFVTGHAKPNDEGTDWQALAATAFSAKLTLVIYMGVSGARRIQDELLTGLPASTPVAVVQNVSLATQRHVVTTLGALFDTIVREQLGSPSIMVVGDVVRGIQVAVDGARAQAA from the coding sequence GTGCACGGCGGCCAGTGCACCCTGGTCGGTGCCGGCCCGGGCGACCCCGAGCTGCTGACGCTCAAAGCCCTGAAAGCCATCCAGGCCGCCACCGTGCTGCTGGTGGACGACCTGGTGAGCGACGAGATCACCGCCTTTGCCTCGCCCACGGCGCGTATCGTCCACGTGGGCAAGCGCGGCGGCTGCAAGTCCACCCCCCAGGCCTTCATCGAAAAATTGATGATCATGGCCGCCCGCGAAGGCGAAAACGTGGTGCGCCTCAAGGGCGGCGACCCCTTCATCTTTGGCCGTGGCGGCGAAGAAGTCGAACACCTGCAGGCTGCAGGCATCCAGGTCAGCGTCATCAACGGCATCACCTCCGGCCTGGCCGCCGTCACCTCGCTGAACGTGCCCCTCACCCACCGCGAATACGCCCACGGCGTGGTCTTCGTCACCGGCCACGCCAAACCCAACGACGAAGGCACCGACTGGCAGGCCCTGGCCGCCACCGCCTTCAGCGCCAAGCTCACCCTGGTGATCTACATGGGCGTCAGCGGTGCCCGCCGGATCCAGGACGAACTGCTCACCGGCCTGCCCGCCAGCACGCCCGTGGCGGTGGTGCAAAACGTCTCGCTGGCGACCCAACGCCACGTCGTGACCACCCTGGGTGCCTTGTTTGACACCATCGTGCGCGAACAACTCGGCAGCCCGTCCATCATGGTGGTGGGCGACGTGGTGCGCGGCATCCAGGTGGCGGTAGACGGCGCACGGGCGCAGGCCGCCTGA
- a CDS encoding HPr-rel-A system PqqD family peptide chaperone codes for MHWASWDDAYVVFDEGSGQTHQMDSVRAFVLDRLCEGVQSTDKLAAELASIPALADTSGLAALVETILDEFCGHGLAEVASA; via the coding sequence TTGCACTGGGCTTCGTGGGATGATGCCTATGTCGTCTTTGACGAAGGGTCGGGTCAAACCCACCAAATGGATTCGGTCCGGGCCTTCGTGCTGGACCGGCTATGCGAAGGCGTGCAAAGCACGGACAAGCTGGCGGCAGAGCTTGCCAGCATTCCTGCGCTGGCCGATACTTCCGGCTTGGCTGCATTGGTTGAAACCATTTTGGATGAATTTTGTGGGCATGGATTGGCGGAAGTGGCTAGCGCGTGA
- a CDS encoding HprK-related kinase A: MKLEKLSASAVQNKLKSNGLILKIGPFSFRIISPIASVADGLVALYANHVVLDDSHFVDYTVTIASASGWRRWTRRQAIFQFDGMEPFIPLPEDHAFPLLEWSMNWCIAMHAHHYLLLHSAVIEKEGCAVVMPAPPGSGKSTLCAGLVHRGWRLLSDELALISLTGTAITPLGRPISLKNQSIEVMRSFVPGAVFSKEVLDTSKGRVSLMKVPTAHTERIQETAQPRWVVFPKYVAGSLPQMVPRSKANSMLELGRNSFNYMVLGLKGFEVLSKVIDASDCYDFQYSQLDDAVAAFDDLVARRND; the protein is encoded by the coding sequence GTGAAATTGGAAAAACTGTCGGCATCCGCCGTTCAAAATAAACTCAAAAGCAATGGGCTGATTCTGAAAATCGGCCCATTTTCATTTCGGATTATTTCGCCGATTGCGTCCGTCGCAGACGGTCTGGTCGCCCTGTACGCCAACCACGTGGTGCTGGACGACAGCCACTTCGTGGACTACACCGTCACGATCGCCTCTGCTTCCGGCTGGCGGCGCTGGACCCGACGCCAGGCGATTTTCCAATTCGACGGCATGGAACCCTTTATTCCTTTGCCCGAAGACCACGCCTTTCCCCTGCTGGAATGGTCAATGAACTGGTGCATCGCCATGCACGCCCACCACTACCTGCTGCTGCATTCCGCGGTGATCGAAAAAGAAGGCTGTGCCGTGGTCATGCCGGCCCCACCCGGCTCGGGCAAAAGCACCCTCTGTGCGGGCCTGGTACACCGTGGCTGGCGGCTGCTGTCGGATGAGCTGGCGCTGATTTCGCTCACTGGCACCGCCATTACGCCGCTGGGCCGCCCCATCAGTCTGAAAAACCAATCGATTGAAGTGATGCGCAGCTTCGTGCCCGGTGCCGTGTTCAGCAAGGAGGTACTCGATACCTCCAAAGGCCGGGTGTCTCTGATGAAAGTGCCCACGGCACATACCGAGCGGATCCAGGAAACCGCCCAGCCCCGCTGGGTGGTCTTCCCGAAATATGTGGCGGGCTCCTTGCCCCAGATGGTGCCACGCTCCAAGGCCAACAGCATGCTGGAACTGGGCCGCAACTCGTTCAACTACATGGTGCTGGGCCTCAAAGGCTTTGAGGTGCTCTCCAAGGTGATCGATGCCAGCGATTGCTACGACTTTCAGTACAGCCAGCTCGACGACGCGGTGGCCGCATTCGATGATCTGGTCGCCAGGAGAAACGATTGA
- a CDS encoding nucleotidyltransferase family protein, whose product MSTPLLTAVWAEPGWRPQLSVREWEALFGQARQSSLLARLAYLHVDKGLLPEVPDGPRPHLEGALRLADRQQHEVRWEVDCIRRALRGVDTPIVLLKGAAYLMADLSTARGRLFSDIDILVPHDRIADTESALFGAGWISDERDAYNERYYREWMHEIPPLRHIHRQSYIDLHHTITPPTSRFKVDGQELLRNIQPLAGYPGLYVLAPVDMVLHSAVHLFQEGEFGHGLRDLLDLHDLFADFQGRPGFWDALLNRADGLGLQIPLFHATFHLRRLFQFSPPPQFLERLEKMGPNPVSRTLMAWMLGLALRPDHPSCDSRWTGLARWLLYVRSHALRMPMRLLVPHLLRKSWMQRFPQKP is encoded by the coding sequence TTGAGCACCCCGCTTTTAACGGCTGTCTGGGCCGAGCCCGGTTGGCGGCCTCAATTGTCGGTCCGCGAGTGGGAGGCCTTGTTCGGCCAGGCACGCCAATCCAGCCTGCTGGCACGCCTGGCCTACCTGCACGTGGACAAGGGGCTTCTGCCCGAGGTACCCGACGGTCCACGCCCCCACCTCGAAGGCGCCTTGCGGCTCGCGGACCGGCAGCAGCACGAGGTGCGCTGGGAGGTCGATTGCATCCGCCGGGCCTTGCGCGGTGTGGACACCCCCATCGTGCTGCTCAAGGGCGCGGCCTACCTGATGGCCGACCTGTCCACCGCGCGGGGCCGCTTGTTTTCCGACATCGACATCCTGGTACCCCACGACCGCATAGCAGACACCGAAAGCGCACTGTTCGGTGCGGGCTGGATCTCCGACGAGCGGGATGCCTACAACGAGCGCTACTACCGGGAATGGATGCACGAAATCCCCCCGCTGCGGCATATCCACCGCCAGTCGTATATCGACCTGCACCACACCATCACCCCGCCTACTTCGCGGTTCAAGGTGGATGGCCAGGAACTGCTGCGCAACATCCAGCCCCTGGCAGGCTACCCCGGGCTGTATGTGCTGGCCCCCGTGGACATGGTGCTGCACAGCGCGGTGCACCTTTTCCAGGAAGGTGAGTTCGGCCATGGCCTGCGCGACCTACTGGACCTGCACGACCTGTTCGCCGACTTCCAGGGCCGTCCCGGTTTTTGGGATGCCTTGCTGAACCGTGCCGACGGGCTGGGCCTGCAGATCCCCTTGTTTCACGCCACCTTCCATCTGCGACGTCTGTTCCAATTCAGCCCACCGCCCCAGTTCCTTGAGCGGCTGGAGAAGATGGGCCCCAACCCAGTATCCCGCACGCTGATGGCCTGGATGCTGGGCCTGGCGCTACGACCCGACCACCCCAGCTGCGACAGCCGCTGGACCGGGCTGGCGCGCTGGCTGCTGTACGTGCGCTCGCACGCACTGCGCATGCCCATGCGCCTGCTGGTACCGCACTTGCTGCGTAAATCCTGGATGCAGCGCTTTCCCCAAAAGCCCTAG